In Micromonospora sp. WMMD980, the following are encoded in one genomic region:
- a CDS encoding ABC transporter substrate-binding protein, whose product MAFARSRQALAVTGVLGLALGVAACGTGNDKKSDKAGSAECAAYEKYQGHDGKKVSIYSSIRDIEDERLQQSWKEFEDCTGIEIDHEGSGEFEAQLPVRVDGGNAPDIAFIPQPGLLKRFVDSGKLKPAGADTKAMAEQNYSPDWLKYSTVNGQFYGAPLGSNVKSFVWYSPKTFKEKGWSVPTTWQELIDLSDKIAASGTKPWCAGIESGDATGWPATDWIEDVLLRTGGPEVYDKWTTHEIPFNDPQVATAVNQAGTILKNEKYVNGGFGGVKSIATTSFQEAGTPITSGKCALHRQASFYANQWPKGTKVAEDGDVFAFYFPAIDPAKGKPVLGGGEFVAAFADRPEVQAVQTYLASGEFANSRAKIGDWVSANKKLDLNNVPNPVDKLSVGILQDEKTVFRFDGSDLMPAAVGAGTFWKGMVAWINGKDTTTVLNDIEGSWK is encoded by the coding sequence ATGGCGTTTGCCAGATCACGCCAGGCTCTCGCGGTCACCGGCGTGCTGGGGCTGGCGCTCGGCGTCGCCGCCTGCGGCACCGGCAACGACAAGAAGAGCGACAAGGCGGGCTCGGCCGAGTGCGCGGCATACGAGAAGTACCAGGGTCACGACGGTAAGAAGGTCTCGATCTACTCGTCGATCCGGGACATCGAGGACGAGCGCCTCCAGCAGTCCTGGAAGGAGTTCGAGGACTGCACCGGCATCGAGATCGACCACGAGGGCTCCGGCGAGTTCGAGGCCCAGCTCCCCGTCCGGGTGGACGGCGGCAACGCCCCCGACATCGCCTTCATCCCGCAGCCGGGCCTGCTCAAGCGGTTCGTCGACTCGGGCAAGCTCAAGCCGGCCGGCGCCGACACCAAGGCCATGGCCGAGCAGAACTACTCGCCCGACTGGCTGAAGTACAGCACCGTCAACGGCCAGTTCTACGGCGCGCCGCTGGGCTCCAACGTGAAGTCCTTCGTGTGGTACTCGCCGAAGACCTTCAAGGAGAAGGGCTGGTCGGTCCCGACCACCTGGCAGGAGCTGATCGACCTCAGCGACAAGATCGCGGCCAGCGGCACCAAGCCGTGGTGCGCCGGCATCGAGTCCGGTGACGCCACCGGCTGGCCGGCCACCGACTGGATCGAGGACGTCCTGCTGCGTACCGGCGGGCCGGAGGTCTACGACAAGTGGACCACCCACGAGATCCCGTTCAACGACCCGCAGGTCGCCACGGCCGTCAACCAGGCCGGCACGATCCTGAAGAACGAGAAGTACGTCAACGGCGGCTTCGGCGGCGTGAAGAGCATCGCCACCACCTCCTTCCAGGAGGCCGGCACGCCGATCACCAGCGGCAAGTGCGCCCTGCACCGCCAGGCGTCCTTCTACGCCAACCAGTGGCCGAAGGGCACCAAGGTGGCCGAGGACGGCGACGTCTTCGCGTTCTACTTCCCGGCCATCGACCCGGCCAAGGGCAAGCCGGTGCTGGGCGGCGGCGAGTTCGTCGCGGCCTTCGCCGACCGTCCCGAGGTCCAGGCGGTGCAGACCTACCTGGCCTCCGGCGAGTTCGCCAACAGCCGGGCCAAGATCGGTGACTGGGTGTCCGCGAACAAGAAGCTGGACCTCAACAACGTCCCGAACCCGGTGGACAAGCTCTCCGTGGGCATTCTCCAGGACGAGAAGACCGTTTTCCGCTTCGACGGCTCGGACCTGATGCCGGCCGCGGTCGGCGCGGGCACGTTCTGGAAGGGCATGGTCGCCTGGATCAACGGCAAGGACACCACCACCGTCCTGAACGACATCGAGGGCAGCTGGAAGTGA
- a CDS encoding GPGG-motif small membrane protein has protein sequence MELILWILAVVLVVAGILALFRRQILWGIVLIVVGLLVGPGGVSIFNT, from the coding sequence ATGGAGCTGATTCTCTGGATTCTCGCAGTCGTACTCGTGGTCGCCGGAATTCTTGCCCTCTTCCGCCGGCAGATCCTCTGGGGCATCGTCCTCATCGTCGTCGGCCTGCTGGTCGGCCCGGGTGGCGTCAGCATCTTCAACACGTAA
- a CDS encoding TspO/MBR family protein, producing the protein MEMSQRAARRTAGARKWWALVGFGAATFAAAALGGLGVRGTSAEYQSLEQPSWAPPSWLFGPVWTVLYALIAIAGWLVWRRVGFGPALWAWCAQLVLNAIWTPLFFGAGRYGLAFAEIVLMWLAIGVTVLLFRRVSRPATLLMLPYWAWVTFAAALNFAIWRMNA; encoded by the coding sequence ATGGAGATGTCGCAGCGTGCCGCCCGGCGCACCGCCGGGGCCCGGAAATGGTGGGCGCTCGTCGGCTTCGGCGCCGCCACGTTCGCCGCCGCCGCCCTCGGCGGGCTGGGCGTCCGGGGCACCTCCGCCGAGTATCAGAGCCTGGAGCAGCCCTCCTGGGCGCCGCCGTCGTGGCTGTTCGGCCCGGTCTGGACCGTGCTCTACGCGTTGATCGCGATCGCCGGCTGGCTGGTCTGGCGGCGGGTCGGCTTCGGCCCCGCGCTCTGGGCCTGGTGCGCACAGCTGGTGCTCAACGCGATCTGGACCCCCCTGTTCTTCGGCGCCGGCCGCTACGGGCTGGCGTTCGCCGAGATCGTGCTGATGTGGCTGGCGATCGGCGTGACCGTCCTGCTGTTCCGGCGGGTGTCCCGGCCGGCGACGCTGCTGATGCTGCCGTACTGGGCGTGGGTCACGTTCGCCGCCGCGCTGAACTTCGCCATCTGGCGGATGAACGCCTGA
- a CDS encoding glycoside hydrolase family 13 protein yields MNTDATQQAPATGWWTEAVIYQVYPRSFADSDGDGVGDLPGITAHLDHLAELGVDAVWLSPFYPSPQADAGYDVADYRDVDPLFGTLADADKLIAEAKARDLRVIVDLVPNHTSSAHRWFTAAVAAAPGSPERQRYVIRDGKGPDGAEPPNDWESVFGGPAWTRLPDGQWYLHLFDPGQPDLNWDNPEVREEFLGVLRFWLDRGVDGFRVDVAHGLIKQADLADWQEPQEILSGSETDKPRPPMWDQDGVHEIYREWRRLLDSYAGERVLVAEAWVEPAERLARYVRPDEMHQAFNFEYLMAAWTAPAQYAVITRSLEATDAVGAPTTWVLSNHDVVRHASRLGLSTAGGRTSGIGVDDPQPDAALGLRRARAASLLMLALPGSAYLYQGEELGLPEHTTLPDEARQDPTWARSGHTQRGRDGCRVPIPWEADAPSYGFGPTDASWLPQPPAWAEYALDRQRGVPGSTYELYRTALRLRREHGLARGPMRFLTSGDEVLTFTNGDLTVLTNFGAAPVPLPSGAQVLASSAPLDGSAVPTDVTVWWV; encoded by the coding sequence CTGAACACCGACGCGACGCAGCAGGCCCCGGCCACCGGCTGGTGGACCGAGGCGGTCATCTACCAGGTCTACCCGCGCTCGTTCGCCGACTCCGACGGCGACGGCGTCGGTGACCTGCCGGGCATCACGGCCCACCTCGACCACCTCGCCGAGCTGGGGGTCGACGCCGTCTGGCTGTCCCCGTTCTATCCGTCCCCGCAGGCCGACGCCGGCTACGACGTGGCCGACTACCGGGACGTCGACCCGCTCTTCGGCACGCTCGCCGACGCGGACAAGCTGATCGCCGAGGCGAAGGCCCGCGACCTGCGGGTGATCGTCGACCTGGTGCCCAACCACACCTCCTCCGCGCACCGCTGGTTCACCGCGGCCGTCGCGGCCGCGCCGGGCAGCCCGGAGCGGCAGCGCTACGTCATCCGCGACGGCAAGGGCCCGGACGGCGCCGAGCCGCCGAACGACTGGGAGAGCGTGTTCGGCGGCCCGGCCTGGACCCGGCTGCCCGACGGCCAGTGGTACCTGCACCTGTTCGACCCCGGCCAGCCCGACCTGAACTGGGACAACCCGGAGGTGCGCGAGGAGTTCCTCGGCGTGCTGCGCTTCTGGCTGGACCGGGGCGTCGACGGGTTCCGGGTGGACGTGGCGCACGGCCTGATCAAGCAGGCCGACCTGGCCGACTGGCAGGAACCGCAGGAGATCCTCTCCGGCAGCGAGACCGACAAGCCGCGCCCGCCGATGTGGGACCAGGACGGGGTGCACGAGATCTACCGGGAGTGGCGGCGGCTGCTCGACTCGTACGCCGGGGAGCGGGTCCTGGTCGCCGAGGCGTGGGTGGAGCCGGCCGAGCGGCTGGCCCGCTACGTCCGGCCGGACGAGATGCACCAGGCGTTCAACTTCGAGTACCTGATGGCCGCCTGGACCGCCCCGGCCCAGTACGCGGTGATCACCCGCTCGCTGGAGGCCACCGACGCGGTCGGCGCGCCCACCACCTGGGTGCTGTCCAACCACGACGTGGTCCGGCACGCCTCCCGCCTCGGGCTGAGCACCGCCGGTGGCCGGACGAGCGGCATCGGCGTCGACGATCCGCAGCCGGACGCGGCGCTCGGCCTGCGCCGGGCCCGGGCGGCCAGCCTGCTGATGCTGGCGCTGCCCGGCTCGGCCTACCTCTATCAGGGCGAGGAGCTGGGGCTGCCGGAGCACACCACGCTGCCCGACGAGGCCCGCCAGGACCCGACCTGGGCGCGCAGCGGGCACACCCAGCGCGGCCGGGACGGCTGCCGGGTGCCGATCCCGTGGGAGGCCGACGCCCCGTCGTACGGCTTCGGCCCGACCGACGCGAGCTGGCTGCCCCAGCCGCCGGCCTGGGCCGAGTACGCGCTGGACCGCCAGCGCGGGGTGCCCGGCTCGACGTACGAGCTGTACCGGACCGCGTTGCGGCTGCGGCGCGAGCACGGGCTGGCCCGGGGGCCGATGCGCTTTCTCACCTCCGGTGACGAGGTGCTCACGTTCACCAACGGCGACCTGACCGTGCTGACCAACTTCGGCGCGGCCCCGGTGCCGCTGCCCTCCGGCGCGCAGGTGCTGGCCTCCAGCGCCCCCCTGGACGGCTCCGCCGTCCCCACCGACGTCACCGTGTGGTGGGTGTAA
- a CDS encoding carbohydrate ABC transporter permease — MTTATPTVGAGVQPPAPLTRAARVRKRLNSRTATLVSIVLALLWTIPTFGLFVSSFRPENQIKTTGWWTFFSDPQFTLQNYQDVLFSTGSSGQLASYFINSLAITIPSVLFPIAFASLAAYALAWINFRGRDWLYIGIFALQIVPLQMALVPLLRFFSTGVTLGGVQILPAWDLVDEQKFAQVWFAHTCFALPFAVYLLHNFISQLPGDLMEAARVDGATHPKIFRTIVLPLITPALAAIGIFQFLWVWNDLLVALIFAGGGDETAPLTVRLAELAGTRGNEWQRLTAGAFVSIVVPLLVFLSLQRYFVRGLLAGSVKG; from the coding sequence ATGACCACCGCCACGCCCACCGTCGGAGCCGGCGTCCAACCCCCGGCGCCGCTCACCCGGGCCGCCCGAGTCCGCAAGCGGCTCAACAGCCGCACCGCCACGCTCGTCTCGATCGTGCTCGCGCTGCTCTGGACGATCCCGACCTTCGGCCTGTTCGTCTCCTCGTTCCGGCCCGAGAACCAGATCAAGACCACCGGCTGGTGGACGTTCTTCAGCGACCCGCAGTTCACCCTGCAGAACTACCAGGACGTGCTGTTCAGCACCGGCTCGTCGGGGCAGCTCGCCAGCTACTTCATCAACTCGCTGGCGATCACCATCCCGTCGGTGCTGTTCCCGATCGCGTTCGCCTCGCTGGCCGCGTACGCGCTGGCCTGGATCAACTTCCGGGGGCGCGACTGGCTCTACATCGGGATCTTCGCGCTGCAGATCGTGCCGCTGCAGATGGCCCTCGTGCCGCTGCTGCGGTTCTTCTCCACCGGCGTCACCCTCGGCGGCGTCCAGATCCTCCCCGCGTGGGACCTGGTCGACGAGCAGAAGTTCGCCCAGGTGTGGTTCGCGCACACCTGCTTCGCCCTTCCGTTCGCCGTCTACCTGCTGCACAACTTCATCTCGCAGCTCCCCGGCGACCTGATGGAGGCGGCCCGGGTCGACGGCGCCACCCACCCGAAGATCTTCCGCACCATCGTGCTGCCGCTGATCACGCCCGCACTGGCGGCGATCGGCATCTTCCAGTTCCTCTGGGTCTGGAACGACCTGCTGGTCGCGCTGATCTTCGCCGGGGGTGGCGACGAGACCGCCCCGCTGACGGTCCGGCTCGCCGAGCTGGCCGGCACCCGGGGCAACGAGTGGCAACGGCTCACCGCCGGCGCGTTCGTGTCGATCGTCGTACCGCTGCTGGTGTTCCTGTCCCTCCAGCGCTACTTCGTGCGGGGCCTGCTCGCCGGCAGCGTCAAGGGTTGA
- a CDS encoding nucleotidyltransferase, which produces MAERGDETLVHTLKKVAAVLKQSEIPFALGGSFAVYAHGGHSGDHDVDFLLREADVDRALEALVEAGFTAERPPEDWLVKVYDEGRMVDLIHRPIETPVTEETFADTIVRPVDAIRMPVLSASQLMVHKLLSFSQHYCDFARALPLARSLREQIDWERVRKETQHSPYAEAFLVLLDRLDVLPGGAPGGREIP; this is translated from the coding sequence ATGGCCGAGCGCGGGGACGAGACCCTGGTGCACACGCTGAAGAAGGTCGCCGCCGTGCTCAAGCAGTCCGAGATCCCGTTCGCGCTGGGCGGCAGCTTCGCGGTGTACGCGCACGGCGGTCACTCCGGCGACCACGACGTCGACTTCCTGCTCCGGGAGGCCGACGTCGACCGGGCGCTGGAGGCGCTCGTCGAGGCGGGCTTCACCGCCGAGCGCCCGCCGGAGGACTGGCTGGTCAAGGTCTACGACGAGGGCCGGATGGTGGACCTCATCCACCGGCCGATCGAGACCCCGGTGACCGAGGAGACGTTCGCCGACACGATCGTGCGGCCGGTCGACGCGATCCGCATGCCGGTGCTCTCGGCCAGCCAGCTCATGGTGCACAAGCTGCTCAGCTTCTCCCAGCACTACTGCGACTTCGCCCGGGCCCTGCCGCTCGCCCGCTCGCTGCGGGAGCAGATCGACTGGGAACGGGTACGGAAGGAAACGCAGCACTCGCCGTACGCGGAGGCGTTCCTGGTGCTGCTCGACCGGCTGGACGTGCTGCCCGGCGGCGCGCCCGGCGGAAGGGAGATCCCGTGA
- a CDS encoding dTMP kinase, with product MASSLRTRRGGARLRAVALIGIDGSGKTTQARLLAEALSAAGHPATYHRNAGGRRWLGRLAQRVGRPDAQRLVGRDGLLAVESVLRWLAIALALLSCLATGRTAVMDRWSACQYASIRAHGGQRWERLARAGYRVFPPPRVTFLLTVDPAEAYRRIERRGTDHESMRWLTAADAAYRSLPEYAGFVVVDGGGTPKDVSRRIRAHLSEWLPDDPSTVADSPPDGTPGPSGGGRDGPVPAQARP from the coding sequence GTGGCCAGCTCACTGCGGACGCGGCGCGGCGGGGCCCGACTGCGCGCCGTCGCCCTGATCGGCATCGACGGTTCGGGCAAGACCACCCAGGCACGTCTGCTCGCCGAGGCGCTCAGCGCCGCCGGGCATCCGGCCACCTACCACCGCAACGCCGGCGGCCGGCGCTGGCTCGGCCGGCTCGCCCAGCGGGTCGGCCGGCCGGACGCGCAGCGCCTCGTCGGGCGCGACGGCCTGCTCGCGGTCGAGTCCGTGCTGCGCTGGCTGGCCATCGCGCTCGCGCTGCTCAGCTGCCTGGCCACCGGCCGTACCGCGGTGATGGACCGCTGGTCCGCCTGCCAGTACGCCAGCATCCGGGCGCACGGGGGGCAGCGCTGGGAGCGGCTGGCCCGGGCCGGCTACCGGGTCTTCCCGCCGCCCCGGGTCACCTTCCTGCTGACCGTCGACCCGGCCGAGGCGTACCGGCGGATCGAGCGGCGCGGCACCGATCACGAGAGCATGCGGTGGCTCACCGCCGCCGACGCCGCCTACCGGTCGCTGCCGGAGTACGCCGGTTTCGTGGTGGTGGACGGCGGCGGCACGCCGAAGGACGTGTCCCGCCGGATCCGGGCGCACCTGAGCGAGTGGCTGCCGGACGACCCGTCCACCGTCGCCGACTCGCCGCCGGACGGCACCCCGGGCCCGTCCGGCGGTGGCCGGGACGGCCCGGTGCCGGCTCAGGCCCGCCCGTAG
- a CDS encoding LacI family DNA-binding transcriptional regulator yields MTKIDDVARLAGVSTATVSRALRGLPTVSAATRRRVLAAAEQLQYAVSPSASRLAGGRTGTVAVVVPRITRWFFGTVVESVEDHLQQNGYDLLLYNLGGREQNRQRVLRTAALHKRVDAIILVATPLRAADVHALTKLDLPGVTISSGSGVPGWPCVRIDDVAAARTATRHLLDLGHTRIAHISGDPDDELAFTTHLDRRRGYQEALRAAGLRPDPSLDVESRFTIDGGTHATAELLARGEPPTAIFAACDEMAMGAVTALRDAGLRVPQDVSVIGIDDHDLAGVLGLSTIAQPAADQGRLAARILLDPLGTRAADPYPGLVPTPRGADADGRTPTSVILPTRLVVRESTAPPRAH; encoded by the coding sequence ATGACCAAGATTGACGACGTCGCCCGCCTGGCCGGGGTCTCCACGGCCACCGTGTCCCGTGCGCTGCGCGGCCTGCCGACCGTCTCCGCCGCCACCCGCCGCCGGGTGCTCGCCGCCGCCGAGCAGCTCCAGTACGCGGTGTCGCCCAGCGCCTCCCGGCTGGCCGGCGGACGGACCGGCACCGTGGCGGTGGTCGTCCCCCGGATCACCCGCTGGTTCTTCGGCACGGTCGTCGAGTCGGTCGAGGACCACCTCCAGCAGAACGGCTACGACCTGCTGCTCTACAACCTCGGCGGCCGGGAACAGAACCGTCAGCGGGTGCTGCGCACCGCCGCCCTGCACAAGCGGGTCGACGCGATCATCCTGGTCGCCACCCCGCTGCGCGCCGCCGACGTGCACGCGCTGACGAAACTCGACCTGCCCGGCGTGACGATCAGCTCCGGCAGCGGCGTGCCCGGCTGGCCCTGCGTCCGGATCGACGACGTGGCCGCCGCCCGCACCGCGACCCGACACCTGCTCGACCTCGGGCACACCCGGATCGCGCACATCTCCGGCGACCCGGACGACGAACTCGCCTTCACCACCCACCTGGACCGGCGGCGCGGCTACCAGGAGGCGCTGCGCGCCGCCGGCCTCCGGCCCGACCCGAGCCTCGACGTCGAGTCCCGGTTCACCATCGACGGCGGCACCCACGCCACCGCCGAGTTGCTCGCCCGGGGCGAGCCGCCGACCGCCATCTTCGCCGCCTGCGACGAGATGGCGATGGGTGCGGTCACCGCGCTGCGCGACGCCGGGCTGCGGGTGCCGCAGGACGTCAGCGTGATCGGTATCGACGACCACGACCTGGCCGGCGTGCTCGGGTTGAGCACCATCGCCCAGCCCGCCGCCGACCAGGGGCGGCTCGCCGCCCGCATCCTGCTGGACCCGCTCGGCACGCGCGCCGCCGACCCGTACCCCGGTCTGGTGCCGACGCCGCGCGGCGCCGACGCCGACGGGCGGACGCCGACCTCGGTGATCCTCCCCACTCGGCTCGTCGTGCGGGAGTCGACCGCGCCGCCCCGGGCACACTGA
- a CDS encoding metallophosphoesterase, with translation MVIRIAAVGDVHVDEDVVGRFRPALEELPDCADVLLLAGDLTRHGTEAEARCVAREFGDLGVPVITVLGNHDHQCDQVPQVVKVLSDAGITVLEGTGTVLECAGGRLGVAGVKGFGGGFAGRCASDFGEPEMKSFVRTTRESADALASALLSLECDALVALTHYAPVPDTLAGEPLEIYPFLGCYQLGQAIDSAPTALALHGHAHHGTERGTTPGGVRVRNVAHPVIKQAYSVFHLGDQID, from the coding sequence ATGGTGATCCGGATCGCCGCCGTCGGCGACGTGCACGTGGACGAGGACGTGGTGGGCCGGTTCCGCCCGGCGCTGGAGGAGTTGCCGGACTGCGCGGACGTGCTGCTGCTCGCCGGGGACCTGACCCGGCACGGCACCGAGGCCGAGGCGCGCTGCGTGGCGCGCGAGTTCGGCGACCTCGGAGTGCCGGTGATCACCGTGCTGGGCAACCACGACCACCAGTGCGACCAGGTGCCGCAGGTGGTCAAGGTGCTCTCCGATGCCGGGATCACCGTGCTGGAGGGCACCGGGACCGTGCTGGAGTGCGCCGGCGGGCGCCTCGGGGTGGCCGGGGTGAAGGGCTTCGGCGGCGGCTTCGCCGGGCGGTGCGCCAGCGACTTCGGCGAGCCGGAGATGAAGTCGTTCGTGCGGACCACCCGGGAGAGTGCCGACGCGCTGGCGTCCGCGCTTCTCTCGCTGGAGTGCGACGCGCTCGTCGCGCTCACCCACTACGCCCCGGTGCCGGACACGCTCGCCGGTGAGCCGCTGGAGATCTATCCGTTCCTCGGCTGCTACCAGCTCGGGCAGGCGATCGACTCGGCCCCCACCGCGCTCGCGCTGCACGGGCACGCGCACCACGGCACCGAGCGGGGCACCACCCCGGGCGGGGTCCGGGTCCGCAACGTCGCGCACCCCGTGATCAAGCAGGCGTACAGCGTGTTCCACCTGGGAGATCAGATCGACTGA
- a CDS encoding sugar ABC transporter permease translates to MEFDFAAEQPKFLMLMYGLIAFVAVVGGLLLLLDVVPAWFTRRREAQLVAASASGAPLPRRRKQREGGFAFFFLLPTLLLLTIGLVIPAVRTTLLSFMDSSSTNWVGLDNYGWMFSEDSIFRVLINTLVWVLLVPLVASAFGLIYAVLVDRAKFESAAKSLIFLPMAISFVGAAIIWKFIYAFRGDGQDQIGLLNQIMVTLGGEPKQWLLDSPLNTFLLIVIMVWIQAGFAMVVLSAAIKAIPADIIEAARLDGTTPWQMFWRITMPSIRPALIVVVVTISIATLKVFDIVRTATNGNYDTNVIATEMYNQAFRYGENGQGSALAVFLFVLVLPLVIYQIRNLRKQREG, encoded by the coding sequence ATGGAGTTCGACTTCGCGGCGGAACAGCCGAAGTTCCTCATGTTGATGTACGGGCTGATCGCTTTCGTCGCGGTGGTGGGCGGGTTGCTCCTGCTCCTCGACGTGGTGCCGGCCTGGTTCACCCGGCGCCGGGAGGCGCAACTGGTCGCGGCCTCGGCGAGCGGCGCCCCACTGCCCCGCCGGCGCAAGCAGCGCGAGGGCGGGTTCGCGTTCTTCTTCCTGCTGCCGACGCTGCTGCTGCTGACCATCGGGCTGGTGATCCCGGCCGTCCGCACCACGCTGCTCTCCTTCATGGACTCGAGCAGCACCAACTGGGTGGGCCTGGACAACTACGGCTGGATGTTCTCCGAGGACTCGATCTTCCGAGTCCTGATCAACACCCTGGTCTGGGTGCTGCTGGTGCCGTTGGTGGCCAGCGCGTTCGGCCTGATCTACGCGGTCCTGGTGGACCGGGCCAAGTTCGAGTCGGCGGCCAAGTCGCTGATCTTCCTGCCGATGGCGATCTCGTTCGTGGGCGCCGCCATCATCTGGAAGTTCATCTACGCGTTCCGCGGCGACGGGCAGGACCAGATCGGCCTGCTCAACCAGATCATGGTCACCCTGGGCGGCGAGCCGAAGCAGTGGCTGCTGGACTCGCCGCTGAACACGTTCCTGCTCATCGTGATCATGGTGTGGATCCAGGCCGGCTTCGCCATGGTGGTGCTCTCCGCGGCCATCAAGGCCATCCCGGCGGACATCATCGAGGCGGCCCGGCTGGACGGCACCACGCCGTGGCAGATGTTCTGGCGGATCACCATGCCGAGCATCCGGCCGGCGCTGATCGTGGTGGTGGTGACGATCTCCATCGCCACGCTGAAGGTCTTCGACATCGTCCGAACCGCCACCAACGGCAACTACGACACCAACGTGATCGCGACCGAGATGTACAACCAGGCGTTCCGGTACGGCGAGAACGGACAGGGCTCGGCGCTCGCGGTCTTCCTCTTCGTCCTGGTCCTCCCGCTCGTGATCTACCAGATCCGCAACCTGCGCAAGCAGCGGGAGGGCTGA
- a CDS encoding peptidoglycan DD-metalloendopeptidase family protein translates to MRKRWLSLAAGVAVLAATVVPAAPAMAAPTFKVPFPCNQSWSGQTRSDHSPANAIDFNRTDDLGDPVVASAPGTVDVVTNLGNTSYGKYVRINHGGGWTTYYAHLNAFNVSVGQTVGYGRVIGYVGTTGGSTGPHLHYEQRSGGSAVKIKFNGAQALYWGTKTYKSDNGCSGSNTGAGTVNTAGAPLTVRSGPGTGYSAVGTVADGAGVTIHCQTSGTTVTGTYGTSSIWDRIGSGRFVSDAYVYTGYDGYIPSVPRC, encoded by the coding sequence ATGCGCAAGCGGTGGCTCAGTCTCGCGGCGGGGGTGGCGGTCCTCGCCGCGACCGTGGTCCCGGCGGCGCCGGCGATGGCCGCGCCCACGTTCAAGGTCCCGTTCCCGTGCAACCAGTCCTGGTCCGGGCAGACTCGGTCGGACCACAGCCCGGCCAACGCGATCGACTTCAACCGCACCGACGACCTGGGTGACCCGGTGGTGGCCAGCGCGCCCGGCACCGTCGACGTGGTGACCAACCTCGGCAACACCAGCTACGGCAAGTACGTGCGGATCAACCACGGTGGCGGCTGGACCACCTACTACGCGCACCTGAACGCCTTCAACGTCTCGGTGGGGCAGACCGTCGGATACGGCCGAGTGATCGGATACGTCGGCACCACCGGCGGCTCCACCGGACCACACCTGCACTATGAGCAGCGGTCGGGCGGCAGTGCCGTCAAGATCAAGTTCAATGGCGCCCAGGCGCTGTACTGGGGCACGAAGACCTACAAGAGCGACAACGGCTGCTCCGGGTCGAACACCGGCGCCGGCACGGTGAACACCGCGGGCGCGCCGCTTACCGTGCGCTCGGGCCCGGGCACCGGCTACAGCGCGGTCGGCACGGTGGCCGACGGGGCCGGCGTGACGATCCACTGCCAGACCAGCGGCACCACGGTCACCGGCACCTACGGCACCAGCTCGATCTGGGACCGGATCGGCTCCGGCCGGTTCGTCTCCGACGCGTACGTCTACACCGGCTACGACGGTTACATCCCGAGCGTGCCCCGCTGCTGA
- a CDS encoding SDR family NAD(P)-dependent oxidoreductase: protein MVDRTVLVTGGTGGLGGAVTAAFLSDGWRVVVPGREAGETAAEGPVRVVADLLTLEGAAAAVAAATAEPAAPLRAVVNLVGGYASGGLVHETPVEEFERLLRLNLRPTYLVTHASLPHLVAAGGGAVVCVSARAAVAPFPGAAGYVTAKAAVQAFGNAVAVEYRQRGVRCNTVLPSVVDTPANRAARPEADHQRWVPPAEIATVIRFLAGEESAPTSGASVPVYGRA, encoded by the coding sequence ATGGTGGATCGCACGGTGCTGGTGACCGGAGGCACGGGTGGGCTGGGCGGCGCGGTCACCGCCGCGTTCCTCTCCGACGGCTGGCGGGTGGTCGTACCCGGTCGGGAGGCCGGGGAGACGGCGGCCGAGGGCCCGGTCCGGGTGGTGGCGGACCTGCTCACCCTCGAGGGGGCCGCGGCGGCGGTGGCGGCGGCGACCGCCGAGCCCGCGGCGCCGCTGCGCGCGGTGGTCAACCTCGTCGGCGGGTACGCCAGCGGCGGGCTGGTGCACGAGACCCCGGTCGAGGAGTTCGAGCGGCTGCTGCGGCTCAACCTCCGCCCGACGTACCTGGTCACCCACGCGTCGCTGCCGCACCTGGTCGCGGCCGGCGGCGGCGCGGTGGTCTGCGTCTCGGCGCGGGCGGCGGTGGCGCCCTTCCCCGGCGCGGCCGGCTACGTCACCGCCAAGGCCGCGGTGCAGGCGTTCGGCAACGCGGTGGCGGTCGAGTACCGGCAGCGCGGGGTGCGGTGCAACACGGTGCTGCCCAGCGTCGTCGACACCCCGGCCAACCGGGCCGCCCGACCCGAGGCCGACCACCAGCGGTGGGTGCCACCGGCCGAGATCGCCACGGTGATCCGCTTCCTGGCCGGCGAGGAGTCCGCGCCGACCAGCGGCGCGAGCGTCCCGGTCTACGGGCGGGCCTGA